A genomic window from Camelina sativa cultivar DH55 chromosome 2, Cs, whole genome shotgun sequence includes:
- the LOC104725112 gene encoding uncharacterized protein LOC104725112: MNSRGGCCIARYGGGGYDMSKVDRIMLRYRPIAPRPDSGGSPSSPTDKNGSALTNVSSKSRRGKRKYSKENNTSSTSGSGSVNSNGNSKRRRNEETKSGSGGEIVTLPLLPETPEKKNFSPAPELGAAALRLSFNDGGNSIRRYQTELMTETVVYSSLLTVEGVTERWVVEEGEYDELGCTDEERRMKLERDTCPGFISDGLGRVIWTNRSYKDLVVGKDQEEKQCGSKMSVWLVMKEKPLVTYRTFTCRMRLQYTCRDMEVSSITSFCDVWRMSDGGFAWRLDVDAALCLGR, encoded by the coding sequence ATGAATTCCCGGGGAGGTTGTTGTATCGCGAGGTACGGTGGCGGTGGATATGATATGTCGAAGGTTGATCGGATTATGCTCCGGTACCGTCCGATTGCACCGAGACCTGATTCCGGTGGATCTCCGTCTTCACCGACGGATAAAAACGGATCGGCGTTAACTAACGTTTCGTCTAAATCACGGCGAGGTAAGAGAAAATATTCAAAGGAGAATAACACTAGCAGTACTAGCGGTAGCGGATCTGTTAACAGTAACGGTAACAGCAAGAGACGGAGAAACGAAGAGACGAAGAGCGGATCTGGTGGTGAGATCGTGACGCTGCCTCTTCTTCCGGAGACTCCTGAGAAGAAAAACTTTTCTCCGGCGCCGGAGTTAGGTGCGGCGGCGTTGCGGCTGAGTTTTAATGACGGAGGTAACTCTATCAGACGTTATCAGACGGAGTTAATGACGGAAACGGTTGTGTACTCGTCGTTGCTGACGGTGGAGGGTGTAACGGAGAGATGGGTGGTGGAGGAAGGAGAGTATGATGAGTTAGGGTGTACGGACGAGGAGAGGAGGATGAAACTGGAGAGAGACACGTGTCCGGGTTTTATATCTGACGGTTTAGGGAGAGTCATTTGGACTAACCGGTCGTACAAGGATTTGGTTGTTGGGAAAGATCAGGAGGAGAAGCAGTGTGGTAGTAAGATGAGTGTGTGGCTTGTGATGAAGGAGAAGCCTTTGGTAACGTACCGTACGTTCACATGTAGGATGAGATTGCAGTATACGTGTCGTGATATGGAGGTGAGTTCGATCACATCGTTCTGTGATGTTTGGAGGATGAGTGATGGTGGCTTTGCCTGGAGGCTTGATGTTGATGCTGCACTGTGCCTCGGACGGTGA